Sequence from the Sulfuracidifex tepidarius genome:
AAGAGTAGCAGAAAGAGGAGAGAAAAATGAAAGACCATTAGCTTCGGCGTCAGATATGACCTCTGAATATGCGTTTGGATAACCTGATACAGAGCTAAGACTGCTCGCGAATGAAGAAGGAGTTATAGTAGCTAAGCCTACGAACATTATTATCGTTGCTAAGATAGAAATGAACCCACCGTAGACTATAAACTTCCAGTGGTTTTTACCTATTGAGGCTATGACACTGCTAAATACAACAATTATTAGACCTAAAGATACTTCTCCTATTTTACTATTGAAGAAATTGCCTAGAGCAAGAAAAGATGAACTGTGATAATATATTCCTAGTCCAGCGAACAAGTAAGCGAACCATTGTGCACCATAAAAGCTGTATATTCCTAGAGATAGAGCGAAAGCTATCCAGAGACCCCAGTAGTTTACAAAGCCTATGGCAGGGTGTGTAGCTCTACTGTTGAATACATAATCTCCTCCTGCTCTGGGCATTGATACAGAAGAGATAAAAAATAATGATGCCATAGCTAGAGTAGGTAGCAAAGAGATAGCAAATGAGAGCGGCAAATTAGCTCCGGGGGAGAGGAACATCCATTCTATTATTAGAATTGGAACCCCTCCTGTCACTAAACCAAAGGTGGCCAGAGATGAGGACCATGGGCTTACTTCTCTGACTAGACCTGATGATTGTCTTATGAAAAGATTTTTAGAGGGAGTATTTTGGGCCATTCCGCCAAAACTTAAACAATTACTTATCGCTTATAAAGTGAACTCACTCTTCTTTACTAGAATCTTTAAGCTCAGAATAAGAAAAAAGAGCGAAATACAAAAAAGTTGTTAAAAAGAAAAGTTATATAGCTTAAAAATTTCACTTTTTGTCTAGCATATTCTGAAGCTCTTTTGGAGCGTCCTTCTCGGATACTGCTCCTCTTCCAGTTTTTCCTCCGCCTTCATCGTAAGTGAAGCTTATCATTTTGCCTACTTTCCATACTTTCTTTATTTTTGAAGTATCTACCTCTTTCTCTTCTCCCTTATACTT
This genomic interval carries:
- the sul7d gene encoding Sul7d family chromatin protein; translation: MVMVKFKYKGEEKEVDTSKIKKVWKVGKMISFTYDEGGGKTGRGAVSEKDAPKELQNMLDKK